In Methanobacterium paludis, the following proteins share a genomic window:
- a CDS encoding pirin family protein: MNIPQKVIDIIEPVYVMEGAGVLLRRSIATQRLDHLDPFLLFDHFGSDNPEDYLPGFPMHPHRGIETVTYMLNGQVVHKDSLGNSGTIDGGDVQWMTAGSGIIHEEMPKPPENGRMEGFQLWVNLPAKLKMTTPRYQEIKSSKVPEIQREDGVVVRVIAGEVDGVKGAITEIYADPEYLDVFLPAGCSFEQPVSEGYSAFAYVFSGEGLFGDLESGTAVQSTQLLVFGEGDLVKVYADQVPVRFLLISGKPLNEPIARYGPFVMNTDEEIEQALEDLNNGTFVK, from the coding sequence ATGAACATACCTCAAAAAGTGATAGACATTATTGAGCCAGTTTATGTGATGGAAGGTGCTGGTGTACTCTTGCGCAGGAGTATAGCGACCCAAAGGCTGGATCACCTTGACCCATTCCTACTTTTTGATCACTTTGGATCGGATAACCCTGAAGATTATCTTCCAGGCTTTCCCATGCACCCCCACAGAGGGATCGAGACTGTGACGTATATGTTAAACGGTCAGGTTGTTCACAAAGACAGTCTGGGCAACTCGGGAACTATTGACGGTGGTGATGTCCAGTGGATGACTGCAGGTAGCGGAATTATTCATGAAGAAATGCCAAAACCCCCTGAAAATGGGAGAATGGAAGGATTTCAGCTCTGGGTAAACCTTCCAGCCAAGTTGAAAATGACAACACCACGTTACCAGGAGATTAAATCATCAAAGGTCCCTGAAATTCAACGTGAGGATGGAGTTGTTGTTAGGGTCATCGCAGGTGAGGTAGATGGTGTGAAAGGTGCTATCACTGAAATATACGCTGATCCAGAGTATTTGGACGTATTCCTTCCTGCAGGATGTTCCTTTGAACAGCCCGTTTCCGAGGGTTATTCTGCTTTTGCTTACGTATTTTCTGGAGAAGGGCTTTTTGGTGACCTTGAGTCTGGGACAGCCGTTCAGTCAACTCAGCTTTTAGTGTTTGGTGAGGGAGATTTAGTCAAAGTCTACGCTGACCAAGTTCCAGTCAGGTTCCTCTTAATTTCCGGAAAACCTCTAAACGAGCCAATTGCACGTTATGGTCCCTTTGTGATGAACACCGATGAAGAGATCGAACAGGCCCTTGAAGACCTCAACAATGGCACTTTTGTCAAATAA
- a CDS encoding S1 family peptidase, with protein sequence MNAGKKILIMVVAVALAISGVYLIESNYYFSPQNTTYSPQLAASTVYIENGVSGVVTLTDPFLNKTININVVSDPMDSGSGVTVTKDGYIVTAFHVVSDPDTLDNQDTLKKMNSSDINHYVEEAAVREYISNVNPQLGTKLLNGDSSSNSYSYETNQQDISAITETLSQKNLLTVKSSQQVIKVKFPASVNGGNSLNASLIDVGNPGTDEDVAILKVNPVNNNLPVLSVSSQKPTIGESVSIYGYPGNDSGNYQKTQSSVTPKSTSGSLISEISSYGTVYYKTSAPTASGYSGGPVFNSQNNVMGILIYGSIVKQQSKTESGIFLSSDYIIQICKANNVSITVV encoded by the coding sequence ATGAACGCGGGTAAAAAAATATTAATAATGGTTGTGGCAGTAGCATTAGCAATTTCAGGGGTTTACTTAATTGAAAGCAATTACTATTTTTCCCCTCAAAACACCACTTATTCTCCCCAATTAGCAGCTTCAACAGTATATATTGAAAATGGAGTTTCAGGTGTGGTTACGTTAACAGATCCGTTTTTGAACAAAACAATAAATATTAATGTTGTCTCTGATCCAATGGACTCTGGTTCAGGAGTTACCGTGACTAAGGATGGATATATAGTAACAGCATTTCATGTTGTTTCTGATCCTGATACCCTCGACAATCAAGATACACTTAAAAAAATGAATAGCAGTGATATAAACCATTATGTGGAAGAGGCTGCAGTAAGAGAGTACATATCAAATGTTAACCCTCAACTGGGTACCAAACTGCTAAATGGTGATAGTAGTAGTAACTCATATAGTTATGAAACAAATCAACAGGATATAAGTGCAATAACAGAAACATTGAGTCAAAAAAATTTATTAACTGTAAAATCATCTCAACAAGTTATAAAAGTCAAATTTCCTGCATCTGTTAACGGTGGAAACTCACTCAACGCCAGCTTGATTGATGTTGGAAATCCTGGAACCGATGAAGACGTTGCCATACTGAAAGTTAACCCTGTTAACAATAATCTGCCAGTACTTTCTGTTAGCTCACAAAAACCAACAATTGGTGAAAGTGTCAGCATATATGGTTATCCTGGTAATGATAGTGGGAACTATCAAAAAACCCAATCATCTGTAACGCCAAAATCAACATCAGGCTCCTTGATATCAGAAATATCCAGCTATGGAACTGTTTACTATAAAACAAGTGCACCCACAGCTTCAGGTTATAGTGGAGGCCCGGTTTTTAACTCTCAAAATAATGTGATGGGAATCTTAATTTATGGTTCTATAGTTAAACAACAATCAAAAACAGAATCAGGTATATTCCTATCTTCAGATTACATAATACAGATATGCAAAGCTAACAACGTTTCTATTACAGTTGTTTAA
- a CDS encoding DUF308 domain-containing protein: MAEGRNVFIGILAIILGLIVILFPIVSVATFSILVGVGIIFLGIWLLLQGFNIWGKNMVAGIADVILAIFAIGYGLIFVGNIKGLEFLTFLALYVVGVFIIITGLTALFSDKGVKGRSIGAVGVVLGILFMIIGTYLRNIFVLAGIIGAFLIIAGIMEIFELGGEIVPETLK, encoded by the coding sequence ATGGCAGAAGGAAGAAATGTTTTTATAGGCATTCTGGCGATAATACTGGGATTAATAGTTATACTGTTCCCAATAGTTAGTGTTGCCACATTCAGTATTCTTGTAGGTGTTGGAATTATTTTCCTGGGTATCTGGTTACTGCTTCAAGGCTTCAATATCTGGGGCAAGAACATGGTAGCCGGAATAGCCGACGTAATATTGGCTATTTTTGCAATAGGGTACGGATTGATATTTGTTGGGAATATTAAAGGACTGGAATTTTTGACATTTTTAGCACTTTACGTTGTGGGAGTTTTCATAATAATAACAGGTTTAACAGCCCTATTTTCTGATAAAGGTGTCAAAGGAAGATCTATTGGTGCTGTAGGGGTTGTGCTGGGTATTTTATTCATGATAATTGGTACATACCTCAGGAATATATTCGTTTTAGCCGGAATAATAGGTGCTTTCCTGATAATTGCAGGAATAATGGAGATTTTTGAGTTAGGAGGAGAAATAGTTCCTGAGACATTGAAGTAG